A genome region from Arthrobacter sp. V1I9 includes the following:
- a CDS encoding FAD-dependent oxidoreductase, with the protein MTSIWLDRAETFTSDPFEPGSSYDTVVAGAGLTGLVTALLLARSGQNVLVLEARHPGAVTTGNTTAKVTLLQGTFLSQLARQYSQKQVQAYVDANREGQAWLLRYLEEHRVPFQTRDAFTYAASAQGTEKLREEVSAGTTAGLDMEYVRDPGLPFPVHGAVRLADQAQINPVEVLDTLVSDIRGRGGSIVGGVRLQDVTGASPATVHTDRGTVTANEVVLATGIPVLDRGLYFAKLKPSRSYAAALQLQEDQTPPPGMYLSVEQPTHSLRDYEVDGRRLLLVGGHGHHVGRARSEKHHLGSLLDWAVQHYPGAVATHTWSAQDYMPTNLMPFFGKFPRGKGHIYFGTGYNKWGMTNAVAAAVGISADILGGNVPWANTIHHRVTSPSGAFSAVALNAGVAAKLATGWGQVAAEGLRKDGKEPVPAQAPVVPPEGEGRVYREGSKPVAISTVDGTTCKLSAVCTHLGGILHWNDSERSWDCPLHGSRFDSDGKRLEGPATKDLPAAGKA; encoded by the coding sequence ATGACGTCGATTTGGTTGGACCGCGCGGAGACCTTCACTTCGGATCCGTTCGAGCCCGGAAGCAGCTATGACACCGTGGTGGCCGGCGCCGGACTCACCGGCCTGGTAACCGCACTCCTGCTGGCCCGCTCGGGGCAAAACGTCCTGGTGCTCGAGGCCCGCCATCCCGGTGCCGTGACCACCGGAAACACCACCGCCAAAGTGACACTGCTGCAGGGCACCTTCCTGTCGCAACTGGCCCGCCAGTACTCACAGAAGCAGGTGCAGGCGTACGTGGATGCCAACCGCGAGGGCCAGGCGTGGCTGCTGCGGTACCTCGAAGAACACAGGGTGCCCTTCCAGACCCGGGACGCTTTTACATACGCGGCGTCCGCGCAGGGGACGGAAAAGCTCCGAGAAGAGGTCAGCGCCGGCACCACCGCAGGACTGGACATGGAATACGTGCGCGATCCCGGGCTGCCGTTTCCCGTCCACGGCGCCGTACGCCTCGCGGACCAGGCGCAGATCAACCCCGTGGAGGTGCTGGACACCTTGGTGTCCGACATCCGCGGCCGTGGCGGCTCAATCGTGGGTGGCGTACGGCTGCAGGATGTCACTGGCGCCAGCCCGGCCACTGTCCACACAGACCGGGGCACCGTCACCGCCAACGAAGTGGTACTTGCCACCGGCATTCCGGTGCTGGACCGTGGACTCTACTTCGCCAAGCTGAAGCCCAGCCGTTCCTATGCGGCGGCACTGCAGCTGCAGGAGGACCAGACTCCTCCCCCTGGTATGTACCTCTCGGTTGAACAGCCCACACATTCGCTGCGCGACTACGAGGTGGACGGCCGCCGGCTGCTCCTGGTGGGCGGGCACGGACACCACGTGGGCCGCGCACGTTCCGAGAAACACCATCTCGGCAGTCTCCTGGACTGGGCCGTGCAGCACTACCCCGGCGCGGTTGCCACCCACACCTGGTCAGCGCAGGACTACATGCCCACCAACCTCATGCCCTTCTTCGGCAAGTTCCCGCGGGGCAAGGGCCACATCTACTTCGGCACGGGCTACAACAAGTGGGGCATGACCAATGCCGTGGCAGCCGCCGTGGGCATTTCGGCTGACATCCTGGGCGGGAACGTGCCGTGGGCCAACACCATCCACCACCGGGTCACCTCACCCTCCGGCGCCTTCTCCGCCGTCGCGCTCAATGCCGGAGTGGCAGCCAAGCTCGCTACTGGCTGGGGGCAGGTGGCCGCCGAGGGCCTGCGGAAGGACGGGAAAGAGCCTGTGCCCGCACAAGCCCCGGTGGTTCCGCCCGAAGGTGAGGGCAGGGTCTACCGCGAGGGATCAAAACCGGTCGCCATCTCGACCGTTGACGGCACCACCTGCAAGTTGTCGGCCGTCTGCACGCACCTGGGAGGAATCCTGCACTGGAATGACAGTGAGCGGTCGTGGGACTGCCCGTTGCACGGCTCCCGCTTCGACAGTGACGGAAAGCGCCTTGAAGGTCCGGCCACCAAGGACCTGCCGGCCGCAGGAAAGGCTTGA
- a CDS encoding DEAD/DEAH box helicase codes for MKQEQPTAGGRDNGVLTPMAQFSRPTRDWFLGAFSEPTPAQSGAWQAISSGSHALVVAPTGSGKTLAAFLWALDRLLASSATAAPGTQVPEAPAKGRRARAPKRKTRVLYISPLKALGVDVERNLRSPLIGITQTAKRLGLPAPLITVGVRSGDTTTADRRALLTNPPDILITTPESLFLMLTSKARETLAEVDTIIIDEVHAVAGTKRGAHLAVSLERLDALLHQPAQRIGLSATVEPRELVAQFLAGAAPVEIVAPPAKKNWDLTVSVPVEDMSDLQGAAGAFDSGPASGLQPQASIWPHVEEKIVDLVLANQSTIVFANSRRLSERLTARLNEIYVERQLMAEGGGWDDPVPAGPAAFNAAAGTPVSTATPAHMMAQAGTSAGADPVLARAHHGSVSKDQRALIEDDLKSGRLRCVVATSSLELGIDMGAVDLVVQVESPPSVASGLQRVGRAGHQVGEVSQGVLFPKHRADLVHTAITVERMLGGKIERLSIPANPLDILAQQTVAATALGSIDVEEWFAIVRRSAPFASLPRSAFEATLDLLAGRYPSDEFAELRPRIVWDRNAGTIEGRPGAQRLAVTSGGTIPDRGLFGVYIIGTEVEGSASPSSDGKPSPAPKGGRRVGELDEEMVYESRVGDVFALGATSWKIEDITHDRVLVSPAFGQPGKLPFWKGDSLGRPVDLGRALGAFVRELSASDVGPATERCQASGLDAFAANNLIQYLSEQKQSTEVVPSDTTLVVERFHDELGDWRVILHSPFGMPVHAPWALAVGQRLHQRYGMDGSAMAADDGIVLRVPMMEDEPPGAELFLFDPEELEQIVTAEVGGSALFASRFRECAARALLLPRQTPGKRQPLWQQRQRSAQLLDVARKYPTFPIVLETVRECLQDVYDLPALKDIAASVERRELRIVETTTSQPSPFAKSLLFGYVAQFLYEGDSPLAERRAAALALDSTLLNELLGRVELRELLDARVIDATERELQRLAPDRRARGVEGVADLLRLLGPLAPEEAAARLQSEEAAAPELQAAAPPAEVPAVEAPMATEETVGEPTDAELAADAAGQAPARELPPASTETATGHLLVLQRANRAIKVNIGGVERYAAVEDAARLRDAIGVPLPMGVPLAFIEPVADPLGDLVSRYARTHGPFTAAEAAARLGLGVAVVSTALKRLAADGRVVEGEFRPHASATDNGSTADTALQAGVESPAQAPSEEPAAPEAPPPATVSEWCDAEVLRKLRRRSLAALRAEVEPVDASAYGRFLPAWQHVRTPGAGRGQPSLRGLDGIVTAIDQLSGVPVPASAWEPLILASRVSNYQPAMLDELMATGEVLWSGAGALPGNDGWISLHLADSAELTLNPAIDYEPGDAQLRLLDHLRNNGGGYFFRQLTEVAGGMDAVLSDQEVVTRLWDLAWAGRITGDTFAPVRALIAGGHTAHRQVARAPRARTPRLSRLGRSHGTGLLGSAGGGSGRYGTSAGTATPPMAAGRWSALPQPELDPTIHARATAELLLDRYGVVTRGSVMAEQILGGFGLMYKVLARLEEAGRCRRGYFIEHLGAAQFAVPATVDRLRSYSEDSQLDKPEPVALALAATDPANPYGAALPWPALHDEAGTGHRPGRKAGALVVLVDGSLVLYVERGGKTLLAFSDDDAILAAAGTALVGVVTRGAVDKLIMEKVNGHGILDTPIAAALSSAGAYSTPKGLRIRA; via the coding sequence ATGAAGCAGGAACAGCCCACCGCCGGAGGCCGGGACAACGGCGTGCTGACTCCCATGGCCCAGTTCAGCAGGCCAACACGCGACTGGTTCCTCGGCGCCTTCTCAGAGCCGACACCGGCGCAGAGCGGCGCCTGGCAGGCGATCTCCTCGGGGTCGCACGCACTGGTGGTGGCTCCCACCGGCTCGGGCAAGACCCTCGCCGCGTTCCTCTGGGCGCTGGACCGGCTGCTCGCTTCCTCCGCCACGGCTGCCCCCGGGACGCAGGTGCCGGAGGCACCTGCAAAAGGCAGGCGCGCCCGGGCACCCAAACGCAAGACCCGCGTCCTGTACATCTCACCCCTGAAAGCCCTCGGCGTGGACGTGGAGCGGAACCTCCGCTCCCCCCTCATCGGCATCACCCAGACCGCGAAGCGGCTCGGGCTCCCGGCACCGTTGATCACCGTGGGTGTCCGGTCCGGGGACACAACCACGGCGGACCGCCGCGCGCTGCTGACCAACCCGCCTGACATCCTGATCACCACGCCGGAATCGCTCTTCCTGATGCTCACCTCCAAGGCCCGCGAGACCCTCGCCGAGGTGGACACCATCATCATCGATGAGGTCCACGCCGTCGCCGGGACCAAGCGCGGAGCCCATCTCGCCGTCTCCCTGGAGCGGCTCGATGCCCTGCTGCATCAACCGGCCCAGCGGATCGGGCTGTCGGCCACCGTGGAACCCAGGGAACTGGTGGCGCAGTTCCTGGCGGGCGCCGCGCCCGTGGAAATCGTTGCCCCGCCGGCCAAAAAGAACTGGGACCTCACCGTCTCCGTGCCGGTGGAGGACATGTCGGACCTCCAGGGCGCCGCGGGCGCGTTCGACTCCGGCCCGGCCTCCGGCCTGCAGCCACAGGCGTCGATCTGGCCGCACGTGGAGGAAAAGATCGTTGACCTGGTGCTGGCCAACCAGTCCACCATCGTTTTTGCCAACTCCCGCCGCTTGTCCGAACGGCTCACGGCACGCCTTAACGAGATCTACGTGGAACGGCAGCTGATGGCGGAAGGCGGGGGCTGGGACGATCCTGTCCCTGCCGGGCCGGCGGCGTTCAACGCAGCGGCCGGAACGCCGGTATCTACAGCAACGCCGGCGCACATGATGGCCCAGGCGGGAACCTCCGCCGGAGCAGATCCCGTGCTGGCCCGTGCCCACCACGGATCCGTTTCAAAGGACCAGCGCGCCCTGATTGAGGACGACCTCAAATCCGGCCGGCTACGCTGCGTTGTAGCCACGTCATCACTGGAACTTGGCATCGACATGGGCGCGGTGGACCTGGTGGTGCAGGTGGAATCTCCGCCGTCGGTGGCCAGCGGCCTCCAGCGGGTGGGCCGCGCCGGCCACCAGGTGGGGGAAGTTTCCCAAGGCGTCCTCTTCCCCAAGCACCGGGCGGACCTGGTGCACACAGCCATCACCGTGGAACGGATGCTGGGCGGGAAGATCGAGCGCCTCAGCATCCCGGCCAATCCCCTGGATATCCTGGCGCAGCAGACCGTAGCTGCCACGGCACTGGGCAGCATCGATGTTGAGGAATGGTTTGCCATTGTCCGCCGCTCGGCCCCGTTCGCGTCCCTCCCCCGGTCAGCATTCGAGGCGACCCTGGACCTGCTCGCCGGCCGCTACCCATCCGACGAGTTCGCCGAGCTTCGTCCTCGAATCGTCTGGGACCGCAACGCGGGCACCATCGAAGGCAGGCCCGGGGCCCAGCGCCTGGCAGTCACTTCAGGTGGCACTATTCCGGACCGCGGGCTCTTCGGCGTGTACATCATCGGCACTGAGGTGGAGGGATCGGCTTCGCCTTCCTCCGACGGCAAGCCCTCGCCTGCCCCGAAGGGCGGCCGGCGGGTGGGCGAACTGGACGAGGAAATGGTGTACGAATCCCGAGTGGGCGACGTCTTTGCCCTGGGCGCCACCAGCTGGAAGATCGAGGACATCACCCATGACCGCGTGCTGGTCTCCCCCGCTTTCGGCCAGCCCGGCAAGCTTCCGTTCTGGAAAGGCGATTCGCTCGGCCGGCCCGTGGACCTGGGCCGCGCCCTCGGTGCGTTCGTGCGGGAACTGTCTGCGTCCGACGTCGGGCCCGCCACCGAGCGCTGCCAGGCCAGCGGCCTGGACGCCTTCGCCGCCAACAACCTGATCCAGTACCTCAGTGAACAGAAACAGTCCACCGAGGTTGTGCCCAGTGACACCACCCTGGTGGTGGAGCGTTTCCACGACGAACTGGGCGACTGGCGGGTGATCCTGCACAGCCCCTTCGGCATGCCCGTGCACGCGCCCTGGGCGCTTGCGGTGGGCCAGCGGCTCCACCAGCGGTATGGGATGGACGGCTCGGCCATGGCCGCCGACGACGGCATTGTGCTGCGCGTGCCCATGATGGAGGACGAGCCGCCGGGGGCTGAACTGTTCCTGTTCGATCCCGAGGAACTGGAACAGATCGTCACGGCGGAAGTAGGCGGCAGCGCGCTCTTCGCCTCACGTTTCCGTGAATGCGCCGCCCGTGCCCTGCTGCTTCCCCGGCAGACCCCCGGCAAGCGGCAGCCGCTGTGGCAGCAGCGGCAGCGGTCCGCCCAGCTGCTGGACGTGGCCCGGAAATACCCCACGTTCCCCATCGTGCTGGAAACGGTCCGGGAATGCCTGCAGGACGTTTACGATCTCCCGGCGCTGAAGGACATTGCCGCGTCCGTGGAGCGGCGGGAGTTGCGGATCGTGGAGACCACTACCTCGCAGCCGTCGCCGTTCGCGAAGTCACTCCTGTTCGGATACGTTGCACAGTTCCTTTACGAGGGCGATTCTCCCCTCGCGGAGCGCCGTGCCGCTGCCCTGGCCCTCGATTCCACCCTCCTCAACGAACTGCTGGGCCGCGTCGAGCTGCGCGAACTGCTGGACGCCAGGGTCATCGACGCCACCGAACGGGAGCTCCAGCGCCTGGCACCGGACCGGCGGGCGCGCGGGGTGGAGGGCGTCGCGGACCTGCTCCGGCTCCTTGGTCCGCTTGCGCCGGAGGAAGCGGCAGCAAGACTCCAAAGCGAGGAAGCCGCGGCCCCGGAATTACAGGCCGCTGCACCCCCTGCAGAGGTGCCGGCTGTAGAAGCACCGATGGCCACGGAAGAGACTGTCGGGGAACCTACAGACGCCGAGCTCGCGGCGGACGCAGCTGGCCAGGCGCCGGCACGCGAGTTGCCGCCTGCCAGCACTGAGACCGCCACCGGACACCTGCTGGTGCTGCAGCGCGCCAACCGCGCCATCAAAGTCAACATCGGCGGCGTGGAACGTTACGCGGCTGTCGAGGACGCCGCGCGGCTTCGCGATGCCATCGGTGTGCCCCTTCCCATGGGCGTCCCGCTCGCGTTTATCGAGCCCGTGGCGGATCCCCTTGGTGACCTCGTATCCCGCTATGCCCGTACCCACGGGCCGTTCACCGCGGCCGAAGCAGCCGCCCGGCTTGGCCTGGGCGTGGCAGTGGTCAGCACAGCCCTGAAGCGCCTGGCCGCGGATGGGCGGGTGGTGGAAGGCGAGTTCCGGCCCCATGCAAGTGCCACTGATAACGGAAGCACCGCCGACACCGCTCTTCAAGCTGGCGTTGAATCGCCGGCACAGGCGCCGTCGGAGGAACCTGCAGCACCTGAAGCACCGCCTCCCGCCACGGTCAGTGAGTGGTGCGATGCTGAGGTCCTCCGCAAGCTGCGGCGCCGCTCCCTGGCAGCGCTGCGGGCAGAGGTGGAACCTGTGGATGCGTCCGCCTACGGCCGCTTCCTGCCCGCTTGGCAGCACGTCCGCACGCCGGGCGCGGGCCGCGGCCAGCCCTCGTTGCGCGGGCTGGACGGCATCGTCACGGCCATCGACCAGCTCTCCGGAGTTCCGGTTCCCGCTTCGGCCTGGGAGCCCCTGATCCTGGCAAGCCGCGTCTCCAATTACCAGCCGGCCATGCTCGACGAACTCATGGCCACCGGCGAGGTTCTTTGGTCCGGAGCAGGAGCCCTGCCCGGAAACGACGGCTGGATCAGCCTGCACCTGGCGGATTCCGCCGAACTGACGCTGAATCCGGCCATTGACTACGAACCGGGCGACGCCCAGCTGCGGCTCCTGGACCACCTTCGCAACAACGGCGGAGGCTACTTTTTCCGGCAACTGACCGAGGTGGCCGGCGGGATGGACGCGGTTCTTAGTGACCAGGAGGTTGTCACCAGGTTGTGGGACCTGGCGTGGGCGGGCCGCATCACCGGGGACACCTTTGCCCCCGTCCGGGCACTGATCGCCGGCGGGCACACCGCACACCGCCAGGTTGCCCGCGCGCCCCGGGCAAGGACTCCGCGCCTCAGCCGGTTGGGCCGCTCCCACGGAACCGGCTTGTTGGGCTCGGCTGGAGGGGGCAGCGGACGCTACGGCACGTCAGCAGGCACGGCCACCCCTCCCATGGCGGCAGGCCGCTGGTCCGCCCTTCCGCAGCCCGAACTGGATCCCACCATCCATGCCCGGGCCACGGCCGAACTCCTGCTTGACCGCTACGGTGTGGTCACCCGCGGCTCGGTGATGGCAGAACAGATCCTGGGCGGATTCGGCCTGATGTACAAGGTCCTGGCCAGGCTCGAGGAAGCCGGCCGCTGCCGCCGCGGCTACTTCATCGAACACCTGGGAGCAGCCCAGTTCGCCGTCCCCGCCACCGTTGACCGGCTGCGTTCATACTCAGAAGACTCGCAGCTCGACAAGCCCGAACCTGTCGCCCTCGCCCTGGCCGCCACCGATCCCGCCAACCCCTACGGGGCCGCCCTCCCCTGGCCCGCCCTCCATGACGAAGCCGGAACCGGCCACCGCCCGGGGCGGAAGGCGGGAGCACTGGTGGTGCTGGTGGACGGGTCACTGGTCCTCTACGTGGAGCGCGGCGGAAAAACCCTGCTGGCCTTCAGCGACGACGACGCCATCCTCGCCGCAGCAGGTACGGCTTTGGTGGGTGTAGTGACCCGCGGCGCCGTGGACAAACTGATCATGGAGAAGGTCAACGGGCACGGAATCCTGGACACGCCTATTGCCGCAGCCCTCAGCTCTGCTGGCGCCTACTCCACGCCGAAGGGACTGAGGATCCGTGCCTGA
- a CDS encoding Fpg/Nei family DNA glycosylase: MPEGDSVWRAANQLHQALAGQKLVASDFRVPRFATLNLAGWTVAEVLARGKHLLMRVEGPEDKKLTIHSHLKMEGTWQVYPPGGRWRKPGYTARCVLRTPVADAVGFSLGIVEVVATANEDSIVGFLGPDLLGPDWDLDEAERRVRAAPDVPIGVALLDQRNLAGIGNIYRCEACFLSGVHPASPVSAVEDVRTMMTDAKQLLEVNLGPGRRVTILNAKGLPVGRMAGRPGYWVYRREHQPCLKCGTPIRRGLLGKLNGEEERDIYFCPQCQPLLP; encoded by the coding sequence GTGCCTGAGGGGGACTCGGTCTGGCGCGCCGCCAACCAACTGCACCAGGCCCTGGCGGGGCAGAAGCTCGTTGCATCCGATTTCCGAGTGCCCCGCTTCGCCACGCTGAACCTGGCCGGCTGGACGGTGGCGGAAGTCCTGGCCCGCGGCAAACACCTGCTCATGCGGGTGGAGGGTCCGGAGGACAAAAAACTTACCATCCATTCGCACCTGAAAATGGAGGGCACCTGGCAGGTTTATCCGCCGGGCGGCAGGTGGCGGAAACCGGGCTACACGGCCCGGTGCGTGCTGCGCACACCTGTGGCGGACGCCGTCGGGTTCTCGCTGGGAATCGTTGAAGTGGTGGCCACGGCCAATGAGGACTCCATTGTGGGGTTCCTTGGCCCCGATCTCCTGGGCCCGGACTGGGACCTGGATGAAGCGGAGCGGCGGGTGCGCGCTGCCCCGGACGTCCCCATAGGGGTCGCCCTCCTGGACCAGCGCAACCTCGCCGGGATAGGCAACATCTACCGCTGCGAGGCGTGCTTCCTGTCCGGAGTGCACCCGGCGTCCCCGGTATCCGCCGTCGAGGATGTGCGGACCATGATGACTGACGCCAAGCAGCTGCTGGAAGTGAACCTCGGCCCCGGCCGCCGCGTGACCATCCTCAACGCCAAAGGCCTGCCGGTAGGGAGAATGGCCGGACGGCCCGGCTACTGGGTGTACCGCAGGGAGCACCAGCCCTGCCTCAAATGCGGGACACCCATCCGGCGCGGCCTGCTGGGGAAGTTGAACGGCGAGGAAGAACGGGATATCTACTTCTGTCCGCAGTGCCAGCCGCTCCTGCCCTAA
- a CDS encoding YitT family protein — MLTRRLLQLFLGLAMYGISLALFIRAGLGLDPWDVFHQGVAGRTGLSIGLVVIIVSFLVLLLWIPLRQRPGFGTLCNAVLVGVFADIGLALIPALSHLGGQIGMLAGAVLLNGIASACYIGARFGPGARDGLMTGLARRTGWSVRLSRTLIEVVVLAVGWVLGGSVGVGTVVYALAIGPLVQLLLPVFMVPAALPAVPYRQEHNGTAAAPEPLASNG; from the coding sequence ATGCTGACCCGCAGACTCCTCCAGCTATTCCTCGGCCTCGCTATGTACGGCATTTCCCTCGCCCTGTTTATCCGGGCCGGGCTGGGCCTTGACCCGTGGGATGTCTTTCACCAGGGCGTGGCCGGCAGGACCGGGCTCAGTATCGGCCTGGTGGTCATTATCGTGAGCTTCCTGGTGCTGCTTCTCTGGATCCCGCTGCGGCAGCGGCCCGGTTTCGGCACGCTGTGCAACGCCGTGCTGGTGGGCGTCTTCGCGGACATCGGCCTTGCCCTGATCCCCGCTCTTTCCCACCTGGGTGGCCAGATCGGCATGCTGGCCGGCGCCGTGCTGCTGAACGGCATTGCCTCCGCCTGCTATATCGGTGCCCGGTTTGGTCCTGGCGCCCGCGACGGACTGATGACAGGGCTGGCAAGGCGCACCGGCTGGTCCGTCCGGTTGTCGCGCACCCTCATTGAAGTGGTGGTCCTGGCTGTCGGCTGGGTCCTGGGCGGTTCGGTGGGAGTAGGTACCGTTGTGTACGCCCTCGCTATTGGGCCCCTTGTCCAGCTGCTGCTCCCGGTGTTTATGGTGCCGGCTGCGCTTCCGGCGGTACCTTACCGCCAGGAGCACAACGGCACTGCCGCCGCACCGGAACCATTGGCCAGTAACGGCTAG
- a CDS encoding PLP-dependent aminotransferase family protein: MTSLGAPALARLLGTWNVGASPAYRELADVVRLLVLDGRVALDAALPSERALSESLGVSRTTVTAAYGLLRDQGFLTSSQGSRSRTRIPRTTPAGTAALTGPMPGPALAGPGLAAPGLAAPAGLIDLAYASLPASGEVVHRAFAAALTELPALLPGFGYDAVGLLPLREAVAARYTAAGAPTTADQILVTSGAQHALNIVLRALVGRQDRVLVEHPSYPNALDAIRAAGCRAVPVAFTGNHGAGTDGARGRFTASAWDLQALQAALMQQRPKLAYVVPDFHNPTGHIMPDFQRRHLVRAATAAGTTLVVDETLRELNLDGVGTIPAAAFSPAVVTIGSLSKSHWGGLRTGWIRASEDLIQRFAAARTSLDLGGPVMEQLAAAHLVRALDEPLPARLTALRDSRAALLDLLAGHLPEWEVAYPSGGLSAWCRLPAPISTALTVIAPEFGIRLAAGPRFGVGGAFERYLRVPFTLPPETLEAAVLALRSAQDRLNAAPQLRRTLKDAPAVAIA; encoded by the coding sequence ATGACTTCCCTTGGCGCGCCCGCCCTTGCCCGCCTCCTCGGCACGTGGAACGTCGGTGCTTCGCCCGCCTACCGCGAGCTGGCCGACGTCGTACGGCTCCTGGTGCTGGACGGCCGGGTGGCCCTGGATGCCGCCCTGCCCAGCGAGCGTGCCCTGTCGGAATCGCTTGGCGTCAGCCGGACCACTGTCACGGCCGCCTACGGCCTACTGCGCGACCAGGGGTTCCTCACCAGCAGCCAAGGCAGCAGGAGCCGGACCCGGATTCCGCGCACGACGCCAGCCGGCACCGCCGCACTCACTGGCCCAATGCCTGGTCCCGCGCTTGCAGGGCCGGGACTGGCGGCCCCCGGACTGGCTGCGCCGGCGGGACTGATCGACCTCGCGTACGCGTCACTTCCCGCCAGCGGCGAGGTGGTGCACCGCGCGTTCGCGGCTGCCCTCACGGAACTTCCGGCCCTGCTTCCGGGATTCGGCTATGACGCGGTGGGACTGCTCCCCCTGCGGGAGGCAGTGGCGGCACGGTACACGGCAGCCGGGGCACCCACTACTGCGGACCAGATCCTGGTGACGTCCGGGGCACAGCACGCGCTGAACATCGTCCTCCGCGCCCTGGTGGGCCGGCAGGATCGGGTCCTCGTGGAGCACCCGAGCTACCCGAACGCGCTCGATGCCATCCGCGCAGCGGGCTGCCGGGCCGTCCCGGTGGCGTTCACGGGCAACCACGGAGCCGGTACGGACGGTGCCCGCGGCCGGTTCACCGCTTCGGCCTGGGATCTGCAGGCACTGCAGGCCGCCCTGATGCAGCAGCGGCCCAAGCTCGCGTACGTGGTGCCGGACTTCCACAATCCCACCGGCCACATAATGCCTGATTTCCAACGGCGCCATCTGGTCAGGGCGGCAACTGCGGCCGGAACAACACTGGTGGTGGATGAGACCTTGCGGGAACTGAACCTCGACGGTGTGGGGACGATTCCGGCGGCGGCCTTCAGTCCTGCAGTGGTGACCATCGGCTCACTCAGCAAGTCCCACTGGGGCGGTCTCCGCACGGGGTGGATCCGGGCGTCGGAAGATCTCATCCAGCGGTTCGCGGCGGCGCGGACGTCCCTGGACCTGGGTGGACCAGTCATGGAGCAACTGGCCGCGGCGCACCTGGTCCGCGCCTTGGATGAGCCGCTGCCGGCCCGCCTCACGGCGCTCCGTGACAGCCGGGCTGCCCTGCTGGATTTGCTGGCAGGGCACCTGCCGGAGTGGGAGGTGGCGTACCCCTCCGGCGGCCTGTCCGCCTGGTGCAGGCTGCCCGCCCCGATCAGCACTGCACTCACGGTCATCGCCCCCGAGTTCGGGATCCGGTTGGCTGCAGGGCCGCGCTTCGGGGTTGGCGGAGCCTTCGAGCGCTACCTCCGGGTACCTTTTACGCTGCCGCCGGAGACGTTGGAGGCTGCGGTGCTGGCCCTGCGATCGGCTCAAGACCGGCTCAACGCTGCACCCCAGCTCCGGCGGACCCTCAAGGACGCCCCCGCCGTTGCTATTGCGTGA
- a CDS encoding TetR/AcrR family transcriptional regulator, producing MVHNDSLRQQLLSVTAELVDRDGPARVTLRDVASAAGTSTTAVYSLFGGKSQLLTAVVDDGFRSFGDSQRAAATGGLRGVGVAYRVWALEHRALYRLMFGGALAAYVDCQPSPEVAAGSMEPLMEAVAAAHTEGALRPAPVEMVAFAIWGQVHGLMSLELAQVGPPDADWAAAYSSALDAVARGWAA from the coding sequence ATGGTGCACAACGATTCCTTGCGGCAGCAACTGCTGAGTGTCACCGCCGAACTCGTGGACCGGGACGGGCCGGCCAGAGTGACGCTGCGGGATGTGGCATCTGCGGCCGGTACTTCCACCACAGCCGTTTACTCCCTCTTCGGCGGGAAGTCACAGCTCTTGACGGCGGTGGTGGATGACGGATTCCGGTCCTTCGGCGACTCCCAGCGTGCTGCTGCCACGGGAGGATTACGGGGGGTCGGCGTCGCCTACAGAGTGTGGGCGCTGGAGCATCGGGCGCTCTACCGGCTGATGTTCGGGGGCGCGCTGGCGGCGTACGTGGACTGCCAGCCCAGCCCGGAGGTGGCTGCCGGGTCCATGGAACCCCTCATGGAGGCCGTGGCTGCCGCACACACCGAGGGCGCCCTGCGGCCGGCGCCGGTTGAAATGGTCGCTTTCGCAATCTGGGGCCAGGTGCACGGACTGATGAGCCTGGAACTGGCGCAGGTGGGGCCGCCGGACGCGGACTGGGCCGCCGCGTACAGCTCAGCGCTGGACGCCGTCGCGCGTGGCTGGGCCGCCTGA